From the genome of Gracilinanus agilis isolate LMUSP501 chromosome 2, AgileGrace, whole genome shotgun sequence, one region includes:
- the ADAL gene encoding adenosine deaminase-like protein isoform X3, with the protein MPFLPPACRRIRMATEERQQQLQKNNFYLELPKVELHAHLNGSISSATMKKLIAKKPDLKIHDQMTVIDKGKKRTLKECFQMFQLIHQITTSPEDILMVTKDVIKEFADDGVKYLELRSTPREENATGMTKKSYVEAVLEGIKQSKQENLDIEVRYLIAIDRRGGPSVAKETVELAKEFSLSSEDTVLGLDFSGDPSAGNGKDFLEPLLEAKKSGLKLALHLSEIPNQERETQVLLGLPPDRIGHGTFLSSCVGGSPDLVEFVRQHRIPLELCLTSNIKTQTVPSYDQHHFGFWYSIAHPSVICVSKKGCFCNTPFSRVPASC; encoded by the exons aatCAGGATGGCAACAGAAGAGCGGCAGCAGCAGCTAcagaagaataatttttatttggaattACCCAAAGTG GAACTTCATGCACATTTGAATGGATCTATTAGTTCTGCTACAATGAAGAAGCTAATAGCCAAAAAGCCAGACCTTAAAATCCATGATCAGATGACTGTGAttgataaaggaaagaaaagaactttaaaaga ATGTTTCCAGATGTTTCAGCTCATTCATCAGATTACCACTAGCCCTGAAGATATATTAATG GTCACAAAAGATGTTATTAAAGAATTTGCTGATGACGGTGTCAAATACCTAGAACTGAGGAGTAcacctagagaagaaaatgcaacAG GTATGACCAAAAAGTCTTATGTGGAAGCTGTTCTAGAAGGCATAAAACAGTCTAAACAAGAAAATTTGGATATTGAGGTGAG ATACTTAATAGCAATAGACCGAAGAGGTGGACCTTCAGTAGCAAAAGAAACTGTTGAACTTGCCAAAGAATTCAGCCTCTCCTCTGAGGATACTGTCCTTGGTCTTGACTTCAGTGGAGACCCCTCT gcaGGAAATGGGAAAGACTTTTTGGAACCTCTTTTGGAAGCAAAGAAATCAGGTCTGAAATTGGCATTGCATCTTTCAGAG ATTCCAAACCAAGAAAGAGAGACACAAGTTCTCCTGGGACTGCCTCCTGACAGAATTGGTCATGGGACATTTCTCAGTTCGTGTGTAGGAGGATCACCGGATCTGGTGGAGTTTGTTAGACAGCACCGGATACCACTAG aACTCTGTTTAACTTCAAACATCAAAACTCAGACAGTACCTTCTTATGATCAACATCACTTTGGATTCTGGTACAGCATAGCCCATCCTTCTGTAATTTGTGTAAGTAAGAa